One Trichoderma asperellum chromosome 5, complete sequence genomic region harbors:
- the SMD3 gene encoding small nuclear ribonucleoprotein Sm D3, protein MTSTIGIPIKLLNEAQGHIITLEITSGQTYRGKLLEAEDNMNVQLKDITVTARDGRVSHLDQVYIRGSHVRFFIVPDMLRNAPMFRSRNVRGRGVGLARGRATVSRARASGGRGR, encoded by the exons ATGACTTCCACCATTGGTATCCCGATCAAGCTCCTCAATGAGGCTCAG GGTCACATTATTACCCTCGAGATCACATCGGGGCAGACCTACCGTGGCAAGCTCCTCGAAG CCGAGGACAATATGAACGTCCAGCTCAAGGACATCACCGTCACCGCCCGCGACGGCCGCGTTTCCCATCTCGACCAGGTCTACATCCGAGGATCTCACGTCCGCTTCTTCATTGTCCCCGACATGCTTCGAAACGCGCCCATGTTCCGCAGCCGCAACGTACGTGGCAGGGGTGTCGGTCTTGCCAGAGGTCGTGCAACAGTTAGCCGTGCTCGTGCCAGCGGTGGCCGTGGCCGGTAA
- a CDS encoding uncharacterized protein (EggNog:ENOG41~TransMembrane:1 (o541-568i)), with translation MASKRSLVSRNGHLRLLTGSRAPALSSICPFCSHSPAPRAAKIRSRLSPKSQRWQSTSATAVRVSSNARVELEQALLELEKKIPDLVDLSRMQLALQGLRQSPGQEAIRVAVLGIANGSEGRDAARKVLKALIVDPLVDEQEWEKRLDEHDASKPLIIRVGPSRGNVTRLELPKDNLPDVLEVSSAELNGLNLELLLMDAEVPVNGSGLPTVQALEEAVLVPTVDVDSADKHTAPLVAPVHQAILVADGLTGAVGIAGLPILDSCDAITAAVDLKGLSKEQLGANFTVIDTALAEEAVRLFRQGPQNAMKYEHNWSASNLGVLVAWLKAGLKAADDEATKPAVRRLIASVLQSALSAIETESTSRKVSRELSASMSSPEMRDMNERLAKWAQLAHAELQEQLDLAFNGRRWQKLGWWKLFWRVDDVAMLTNEILSQRFLPTSEQELVYLTGRIAQLLGEAGQYSQPISSREAASEGVATGSSKNEPIIPTAPRSRLPKWPGHIAFTRRYIQNETVPALQSLAQQLVVQSLATSSVTSCLAALLYVSSFSSTIFEAGAVAALGIVYSLGRMQKKWETAREFWEGEVREEGRKAIRGAEKSAAEVLDGVQQNKLSAQRIKELEHAGELVAKAEDALARLK, from the coding sequence ATGGCATCCAAACGGTCTCTAGTGTCGCGGAATGGGCACCTCCGTCTATTGACGGGGTCGCGGGCGCCCGCCCTCTCATCAATATGCCCGTTCTGCTCACACTCTCCAGCACCACGAGCCGCCAAGATTCGATCAAGACTGAGTCCGAAATCTCAGCGGTGGCAGTCAACTTCAGCGACGGCGGTGCGCGTCTCATCAAATGCCCGAGTTGAGCTTGAGCAGGCCCTTTTGGagcttgaaaagaaaatcccaGATCTTGTCGACCTTTCCAGAATGCAATTGGCGCTTCAAGGATTGCGACAATCGCCAGGCCAGGAAGCGATAAGAGTTGCCGTTCTAGGAATTGCCAACGGCTCTGAGGGCAGAGATGCTGCACGAAAAGTTCTGAAAGCCCTCATTGTGGACCCATTAGTTGATGAGCAGGAATGGGAGAAGAGGTTGGACGAGCATGACGCCAGCAAACCGTTGATTATTCGAGTTGGACCCAGCCGTGGAAATGTTACTCGCCTAGAGCTACCCAAAGACAACTTGCCGGATGTATTGGAGGTCTCTTCTGCAGAACTCAACGGATTGAACTTGGAGCTTCTTCTAATGGATGCGGAAGTGCCTGTTAATGGGTCAGGCCTCCCTACTGTTCAGGCGCTTGAGGAGGCCGTTCTGGTTCCCACTGTTGATGTTGATTCGGCAGACAAACACACTGCTCCTTTGGTCGCTCCTGTTCACCAGGCGATTTTGGTAGCTGACGGACTAACAGGAGCTGTTGGGATCGCCGGATTGCCCATACTTGATAGCTGTGATGCTATCACTGCTGCGGTTGACCTAAAGGGCCTCTCAAAGGAACAACTAGGAGCCAACTTTACAGTAATCGATACGGCTTtagcagaagaagctgtcCGCTTGTTCCGCCAAGGTCCCCAGAATGCTATGAAGTACGAACACAATTGGTCTGCGAGTAACCTGGGCGTGTTGGTCGCATGGCTTAAAGCCGGTCTCAAGGCCGCTGATGATGAAGCCACCAAGCCAGCAGTCCGAAGACTCATCGCATCAGTTTTACAGAGCGCCCTTTCTGCAATTGAGACCGAATCTACGAGCAGGAAAGTATCACGCGAGTTGTCAGCCTCAATGTCCAGCCCCGAGATGCGCGACATGAACGAGAGACTCGCAAAATGGGCCCAGCTGGCTCACGCGGAGCTGCAAGAACAGCTTGACTTGGCCTTCAACGGGCGGCGCTGGCAAAAGCTGGGATGGTGGAAGCTGTTCTGGCGCGTAGATGATGTTGCCATGTTGACGAACGAGATCTTGAGCCAACGCTTTCTCCCTACTTCAGAGCAGGAACTTGTCTATCTCACGGGACGGATTGCCCAGCTCTTAGGGGAAGCTGGACAATATTCACAGCCAATATCTTCTCGTGAAGCCGCTTCCGAGGGCGTGGCAACTGGCTCCAGTAAGAATGAGCCGATAATTCCCACAGCTCCTCGATCGCGTCTTCCCAAGTGGCCAGGACATATCGCATTTACCAGACGCTACATCCAGAATGAGACAGTCCCGGCTCTCCAGTCGCTTGCTCAGCAATTGGTTGTTCAATCCCTTGCTACATCGTCCGTCACCTCATGCCTGGCAGCTCTGCTTTACGTTTCGTCATTCTCATCAACGATATTTGAAGCCGGCGCAGTGGCGGCCCTCGGTATCGTATACAGCCTTGGCCGAATGCAGAAGAAGTGGGAGACTGCTCGCGAGTTTTGGGAGGGCGAAGTCCGTGAGGAAGGCCGCAAGGCTATAAGAGGCGCGGAAAAGAGCGCCGCGGAGGTCCTTGATGGTGTTCAACAAAACAAACTCTCGGCCCAGAGAATCAAAGAGCTTGAACATGCTGGTGAATTGGTAGCTAAGGCGGAAGACGCGCTGGCACGGCTAAAATAG
- a CDS encoding uncharacterized protein (BUSCO:EOG092D3SJS) translates to MGRELQKKKRRSGRAVVRQSNKTKKILNPRGNSIIAKNWDKKETLAQNYRRLGLLARLKTPTGGTEKLLSKSSSQDEAAAAAALRAAKPDPFAISSIAEMAVLSEAKVERDSEGKIVRVISRKANPLNDPLNEVDTDSEAEDEYANAEEWGGINDDGVGTTDVVKSLIEEAKNPAAPKIRYQSEGEREWLEKLVAKHGDDTRAMARDLKLNPMQQTASNIAKRLKKLKA, encoded by the exons ATGGGTCGCGAActccaaaagaagaagcgccgCTCTGGCCGCGCCGTCGTCCGCCAGtccaacaaaacaaagaagattCTCAATCCTCGCGGCAACTCCATCATCGCTAAGAACTG ggacaagaaagaaacacTCGCACAAAACTACCGCCGTCTAGGCCTCCTCGCTCGTTTAAAAACACCCACTGGCGGCaccgagaagctgctctccAAATCGTCCTCACAAGatgaagccgccgccgccgccgccctgcGCGCCGCTAAACCAGACCCTTtcgccatctcatccatTGCCGAAATGGCCGTTCTTTCCGAAGCCAAAGTCGAGCGCGACTCAGAGGGAAAAATTGTCCGCGTAATCAGCCGAAAGGCCAACCCGCTAAACGACCCCCTCAACGAAGTTGATACAGACTCCGAAGCAGAAGACGAGTACGCCAATGCCGAGGAATGGGGCGGCATCAACGACGATGGAGTCGGCACGACGGATGTAGTCAAGTCACTCATTGAGGAGGCCAAGAACCCGGCCGCGCCCAAGATCAGATACCAGAGCGAAGGAGAGAGGGAGtggctggagaagctggtgGCCAAGCATGGCGACGATACGAGGGCGATGGCGAGGGATCTTAAGCTCAACCCGATGCAGCAGACGGCGTCCAATATCGCTAAACGGCTTAAGAAGCTGAAGGCTTGA